From the genome of Streptomyces sp. V2I9:
GCCGAGGGCCACCGGATGCGCGTCTACACGGCGTACGGCACCGACTGGTACGGATACTTCATGCGCCGCCTCGCGGAGAAGCCGGCCAACCTGCTGTTCTTCGGCCGCTCGATCCTCACCAAGGGCTGATCGGCCCGCCGGGCTGACCCACATTCCCGCCGACATCAAGGAGACAAGGCACTCATGGACGCCGTCACCCAGGTCCCCGCGCCGGTCAACGAGCCGGTCCACTCCTACGCCCCGGGCTCCCCGGAGCGCGCCCGTCTGGAGAAGAAGCTCAAGGAGCTGAGCCAGAACCCGATCGACCTGCCGATGACCATCGGTGGCGAGAAGCGCATGGGCGGCGGCGAGCGGGTCGACGTCGTGCAGCCGCACAACCACCAGGCCGTCATCGGCACCTTCGCCGGCGCCACCGAGCAGGACGCGAAGGATGCCATCGACGCGGCCCTCGCCGCCGCACCGGGCTGGCGCGCGATGTCCTTCGACGACCGCGCCGCGATCATCCTGCGCGCCGCCGAGCTGCTGTCCGGCCCCTGGCGCGAGACCCTGGCCGCCTCGACGATGCTCGGCCAGTCCAAGACCGCCCAGCAGGCCGAGATCGACACCCCCTGCGAGCTGATCGACTTCTGGCGCTTCAACGTGCACTACGCGCGCCAGATCCTCGCCGAGCAGCCCCCGGCCAACTCCCCGGGCGTGTGGAACCGCATGGACCACCGCCCGCTGGAGGGCTTCGTCTACGCGATCACGCCGTTCAACTTCACGGCCATCGCGGGCAACCTCCCCACCGCCCCCGCCCTCATGGGCAACGTCGTGGTGTGGAAGCCGTCCCCGACGCAGACCCACGCCGCCGTGCTGCTGATGCAGCTCCTGGAGGAGGCCGGTCTGCCCAAGGGCGTCATCAACCTGGTCACCGGCGACGGCAAGGCCGTCTCCGAGGTGGCGCTGAACCACCGCGACCTGGCCGGTATCCACTTCACCGGCTCGACCCCCACCTTCCAGCACCTGTGGAAGACGGTCGGCAACAACATCGCCACCTACCGCACCTACCCGCGGCTCGTCGGCGAGACCGGCGGCAAGGACTTCGTCGTCGCCCACCCCAGCGCCGACCGCGCGATCCTGAAGACCGCGCTCACCCGTGGCTCCTTCGAGTTCCAGGGCCAGAAGTGCTCCGCCTCCTCGCGGGCGTACATCCCGGCCTCCATCTGGAACTCCGGTTTCAAGGAGGAGTTCGCGGCCGAGGTCGAGTCGATCAAGATGGGCGACGTCACCGACCTGAGCAACTTCATCGGGGCCGTCATCGACGAGCGCTCGTTCGCCAAGAACAAGGCCGCGATCGACCGCGCGAAGTCCGACCCGTCGTGCACGATCGTCGCGGGCGGCACCTACGACGACTCGGTGGGCTACTTCGTCCGCCCGACCGTCATCGAGTGCACCGACGCCGAGAACGAGGTCTTCACGACGGAGTACTTCGGCCCGATCCTCGCGGTGCACGTGTACGAGGACGAGAAGTACGACGCGATGCTGGAGCAGATGGAGTCGGTCTCCGACTACGCGCTGACCGGCTCGGTCATCGCCGGCGACCGCGCGGCCGCCGCGTACACGATGGACAAGCTCCGCTACGCCGCGGGCAATTTCTACATCAACGACAAGTCGACCGGCGCCGTCGTCGGCCAGCA
Proteins encoded in this window:
- the pruA gene encoding L-glutamate gamma-semialdehyde dehydrogenase, which produces MDAVTQVPAPVNEPVHSYAPGSPERARLEKKLKELSQNPIDLPMTIGGEKRMGGGERVDVVQPHNHQAVIGTFAGATEQDAKDAIDAALAAAPGWRAMSFDDRAAIILRAAELLSGPWRETLAASTMLGQSKTAQQAEIDTPCELIDFWRFNVHYARQILAEQPPANSPGVWNRMDHRPLEGFVYAITPFNFTAIAGNLPTAPALMGNVVVWKPSPTQTHAAVLLMQLLEEAGLPKGVINLVTGDGKAVSEVALNHRDLAGIHFTGSTPTFQHLWKTVGNNIATYRTYPRLVGETGGKDFVVAHPSADRAILKTALTRGSFEFQGQKCSASSRAYIPASIWNSGFKEEFAAEVESIKMGDVTDLSNFIGAVIDERSFAKNKAAIDRAKSDPSCTIVAGGTYDDSVGYFVRPTVIECTDAENEVFTTEYFGPILAVHVYEDEKYDAMLEQMESVSDYALTGSVIAGDRAAAAYTMDKLRYAAGNFYINDKSTGAVVGQQPFGGGRASGTNDKAGAPQNLQRWTLTRAIKETLVPPTDYTYPHQG